The Mytilus edulis chromosome 12, xbMytEdul2.2, whole genome shotgun sequence genome contains a region encoding:
- the LOC139498679 gene encoding zinc finger protein 62 homolog isoform X1, which produces METPLEGCDVCGEDHATVLCPELGLQNSDLEDVVVTRARLTLPHSLQAVDLGNGEVTVYSTENLCKKTQFGPYEAKRTTHEFNDDGLFVLKILTKDGMNVSLDTTEESECNWMCLVQAATEVHQQNLMAYQLGTSIFYSTTRNIDPGTELRVWYAPQYAKRLGKQPIPDGYSKVMLGMKVVYPSVDELAESQIIKNVVEEGSKHLSESPEEVIENQQMEINTSLEQGMSQTEEDEQQLIPITNYRCRRCGEGFMTEIELGKHIREHINPPGSGRRGRLPKVDKVIKILPKKKKTGKMEKEDTDSCENDEEFTPKSYQMFKVEPQDPTRLRVLPKRRLKGKRTTGFLVDEEFLLTKSQIKTEPEEITAEVHVENIKKDESSSTKRRRGRPSQKSSKTAESPSSKRKKIFEKEIETEKCITQSDELRNDCAGELLEKVDTVNTDDKTVDNHGTGTKTVDDDAHMNLQCTAAETNEIIYAPTNKADNDNQNENANAITEEVTSNHEYSSAVLESSEFPSDYLMASNNTTKESEQRKNEELNKTSEEEGDTEENGKLSAVETEQKVKDGENSSKENIDEEIRNENNEEISKENIEEETSKENIEEEISKDNIDDETSNDHIDEEEGSDKSSGKSEKENSKNKKDDNKKIHKKITKSKKEKDKMKRKARLLPIPMEVRDTPNGKEYICTICNKKYNTERYLRLHAPKHTSEFRCETCGKSFARKESLQKHECRFSAKIITKEPTESGQQTEGNQMYSCSKCEEQFYDLVEAENHLQVHRIGITCEHCKQVFLKRVQWNQHVCPDVEKSRYSCDICFQTFGNEQSLFRHVAMHTDIYKCEKCEKCFSRKDSLLRHITTCCPDKAEDYGVFSCRKCSKTFGTKLGLENHEARCSMHCCDACFQVFDTKPSLDEHKCRPLPENSDSSTKQVKFSCSECNKSFKNLHYLLQHKQVHCNSHECEVCGKRLKSQEDKEDHERFCLAVNKIKMEGKIKCDRCGEEFFLAKEYKEHYQTHTHTYHCEKCDKRFVKIGTLHTHQCVTAEGVNCQFCKRDFKSKKTFQLHMVTHSDIVSQCPKCSKYFENDLFDDHSCDVEESKEEESSAKYMCHLCGKNFVSTSNLNKHMKVHGDKSISCPYCDKKFHYPEYLKVHIAGVHEKKTQYQCSECGKILTSKPGLVSHMKLFHCETKEVYPCPECGKCFSQKGNMKTHMFSHGKERTFQCTYCTKAFKYPDQLNRHKLCHTLGMKFQCEICEKSFVKDYELQKHIQVNHSNKMYVCEFCGSRCGLKHTLQRHYKRKHNASAHLVDNAEYLESRYQEVDIDNSPMNRTNIVSMVELMPQAAAEALSSLSTSVGQQTVISNEVAQLISQDGTIVQLPGHDNMFTIPTSQDSGGDEQTVVILQIVNPQEQQIEVQEMETQVIDTMELETTSQDVTDYQYTENIISTS; this is translated from the exons ATGGAGACTCCATTAGAAG gaTGTGATGTATGTGGTGAAGATCATGCTACAGTGCTGTGTCCTGAACTTGGTCTACAGAATTCTGATCTTGAAGATGTTGTTGTTACAAG GGCAAGACTGACATTACCTCATTCTCTGCAAGCAGTAGATTTAGGCAATGGAGAGGTGACCGTTTACAGCACTGAAAATCTTTGTAAAAAAACACAGTTTGGACCTTATGAAGCCAAGAGGACAACACATGAATTTAATGATGATGGTTTATTTGTTCTGAAG attttgacaAAAGATGGCATGAATGTCAGTCTGGACACAACAGAGGAGAGTGAATGTAACTGGATGTGTTTGGTCCAAGCTGCTACTGAAGTACATCAACAGAATCTGATGGCATACCAACTGGGTACCAGTATATTCTACAGTACAACCAGGAATATTGACCCTGGGACAGAGTTACGTGTGTGGTATGCTCCACAGTATGCTAAACGCCTGGGAAAACAACCTATTCCGGATGGCTATAGTAAAG TTATGCTAGGGATGAAGGTTGTCTATCCATCAGTAGACGAATTGGCAGAGAGCCAGATCATCAAAAATGTTGTTGAAGAGGGAAGCAAACATTTGAGTGAATCACCAGAAGAGGTCATTGAAAACCAACAAATGGAGATTAATACTTCATTAGAACAAGGAATGTCACAG ACTGAAGAAGATGAACAACAGTTGATACCAATAACAAACTATAGATGTCGACGTTGTGGAGAAGGATTTATGACGGAGATTGAACTTGGAAAACATATTAGAGAACATATAAATCCACCAGGATCTGGAAGGAGAGGAAGACTACCAAAAGTGGACAAAGTCATCAAGATTTTAcccaaaaaaaagaagacaggAAAAATGGAAAAGGAGGATACAGATAGCTGTGAGAATGATGAAGAATTCACACCTAAATCTTACCAGATGTTCAAAGTAGAACCACAAGATCCAACACGCTTACGAGTTCTGCCCAAACGTAGACTGAAAGGGAAAAGGACTACTGGATTCTTAGTTGATGAAGAATTTCTGCTGACTAAATCTCAAATTAAAACAGAACCCGAAGAAATCACAGCAGAAGTGCATGTTGAGAACATAAAGAAAGATGAGTCATCTTCTACCAAAAGAAGACGTGGCAGACCATCTCAAAAGAGTAGTAAAACTGCAGAGTCTCCAAgttcaaaaaggaaaaaaatatttgaaaaagaaattgaaacaGAGAAATGTATAACACAGTCAGATGAACTGAGAAATGATTGTGCAGGGGAATTGCTTGAGAAAGTTGATACAGTTAATACAGATGACAAAACTGTTGATAATCATGGTACTGGTACCAAAACTGTAGATGATGATGCGCATATGAATTTACAATGCACAGCTGCtgaaacaaatgaaataatttatgcTCCAACTAACAAAGCTGACAACGACAATCAGAATGAGAATGCTAATGCTATAACAGAGGAAGTCACATCAAACCATGAGTACAGTTCTGCAGTGTTAGAGTCGTCAGAGTTTCCTTCTGATTATCTTATGGCgtcaaacaatacaacaaaagaGAGTGAACAGAGAAAGAATGAAGAGTTGAATAAAACATCGGAAGAGGAAGGAGATACAGAAGAAAATGGAAAATTATCAGCTGTCGAAACTGAACAGAAAGTAAAAGATGGAGAAAACAGCAGCAAAGAGAACATAGATGAAGAAATCAGAAATGAAAACAATGAAGAAATCAGCAAAGAAAACATAGAGGAAGAAACTAGCAAAGAAAACATAGAAGAAGAAATAAGCAAGGATAACATAGATGATGAAACTAGCAACGATCATATAGATGAAGAAGAAGGCAGCGATAAAAGCAGTGGGAAATCAGAAAAAGAAaactctaaaaataaaaaagatgacAACAAAAAAATTCACAAGAAAATTACcaaatcaaaaaaggaaaaagataaaatgaaaagaaaggCAAGATTACTACCTATACCAATGGAAGTTAGAGATACGCCTAATGGTAAAGAGTATATTTGTACcatctgtaataaaaaatataatactgaAAGGTACTTGCGTCTTCATGCTCCAAAACACACAAGTGAATTTAGGTGTGAAACGTGTGGCAAGTCTTTTGCTAGGAAGGAAAGTTTACAGAAACATGAATGTCGTTTTTCTGCTAAGATTATTACAAAGGAGCCAACTGAATCGGGACAACAGACAGAAGGTAATCAAATGTATAGTTGTTCAAAATGTGAAGAACAGTTTTATGACCTGGTAGAAGCAGAGAATCATTTGCAAGTAcacaggattggaattacatgTGAACATTGTAAACAAGTATTCTTAAAAAGGGTCCAATGGAACCAGCATGTTTGTCCAGATGTGGAAAAATCCAGATATTCATGTGACATTTGTTTCCAGACATTTGGGAATGAACAGAGCTTGTTCCGTCATGTTGCAATGCACACTGATATCTATAAATGTGAAAAGTGTGAGAAATGCTTTTCACGAAAGGATTCTTTGCTTCGTCATATTACTACTTGTTGTCCAGATAAGGCTGAGGATTACGGTGTTTTTTCATGCAGGAAATGTAGTAAAACTTTTGGAACAAAGCTAGGATTGGAAAATCATGAAGCAAGATGCAGCATGCATTGTTGTGATGCCTGTTTTCAAGTCTTTGATACAAAACCCAGTTTGGATGAACATAAATGTAGACCTCTACCAGAAAACAGTGACTCTAGCACAAAACAAGTGAAATTTAGCTGTAGCGAATGTAATAAATCGTTTAAAAACCTGCATTATCTTCTCCAACATAAACAAGTTCACTGTAATTCTCATGAATGTGAGGTATGTGGCAAAAGGCTGAAAAGTCAGGAAGATAAAGAAGATCATGAGAGATTCTGTCTCGcagtgaataaaataaaaatggaagGCAAAATAAAATGCGATCGTTGTGGAGAAGAATTCTTTTTAGCAAAAGAATATAAAGAACATTACCAGACACATACTCACACGTATCACTGTGAAAAGTGTGACAAACGATTTGTAAAAATAGGCACTTTACACACTCACCAGTGTGTGACAGCAGAAGGCGTTAATTGCCAGTTTTGTAAAAgagattttaaaagtaaaaaaacatttCAACTACATATGGTCACACATTCAGATATTGTGTCACAGTGTCCAAAATgtagtaaatattttgaaaatgatctTTTTGATGACCATTCATGTGATGTGGAAGAATCGAAAGAAGAGGAATCATCTGCAAAGTATATGTGTCACctttgtgggaaaaattttgtCAGCACTAGTAATTTAAACAAACACATGAAAGTACATGGAGACAAGTCCATTTCTTGTCCATATTGTGACAAAAAATTCCATTATCCAGAATATCTTAAAGTTCACATAGCAGGTGTCCATGAAAAGAAGACCCAGTATCAATGTTCCGAATGTGGAAAAATTTTAACGTCAAAACCAGGACTTGTGTCGCATATGAAATTATTTCACTGTGAAACTAAAGAAGTGTATCCTTGTCCAGAATGTGGGAAATGTTTCAGTCAGAAAGGAAATATGAAAACACACATGTTTTCTCACGGTAAAGAACGAACATTTCAATGCACATATTGTACCAAGGCATTCAAATATCCTGACCAACTCAATCGTCACAAACTATGTCACACATTGGGTATGAAATTCCAATGTGAAATTTGTGAGAAGTCTTTTGTGAAGGATTACGAGTTACAAAAACACATACAGGTTAATCACagtaataaaatgtatgtgtgCGAGTTTTGTGGATCTCGGTGTGGACTTAAGCATACATTACAGAGACATTATAAAAGAAAGCACAATGCGTCTGCTCACCTGGTTGATAATGCTGAATACCTGGAATCGCGTTACCAAGAAGTTGATATTGACAACTCGCCAATGAACAGGACAAATATTGTGTCAATGGTGGAATTAATGCCACAAGCTGCCGCTGAAGCTTTGAGTAGTCTGTCCACATCAGTGGGTCAACAAACTGTAATTTCTAACGAAGTGGCACAATTGATTAGTCAGGACGGAACTATAGTACAACTTCCTGGCCATGACAACATGTTTACAATTCCTACAAGTCAGGACAGTGGGGGTGATGAGCAGACAGTAGTCATTCTTCAGATTGTGAATCCTCAGGAACAACAAATAGAAGTCCAAGAAATGGAAACTCAGGTTATAGACACAATGGAGTTAGAAACAACAAGTCAAGATGTTACAGACTATCAATATACTGAAAATATCATCAGTACATCTTGA
- the LOC139498679 gene encoding zinc finger protein 420-like isoform X2, whose product MSQVNITNIEQGMSQVNITNIEQGMSQVNITNIEQGMSQVNITNIEQGMSQTEEDEQQLIPITNYRCRRCGEGFMTEIELGKHIREHINPPGSGRRGRLPKVDKVIKILPKKKKTGKMEKEDTDSCENDEEFTPKSYQMFKVEPQDPTRLRVLPKRRLKGKRTTGFLVDEEFLLTKSQIKTEPEEITAEVHVENIKKDESSSTKRRRGRPSQKSSKTAESPSSKRKKIFEKEIETEKCITQSDELRNDCAGELLEKVDTVNTDDKTVDNHGTGTKTVDDDAHMNLQCTAAETNEIIYAPTNKADNDNQNENANAITEEVTSNHEYSSAVLESSEFPSDYLMASNNTTKESEQRKNEELNKTSEEEGDTEENGKLSAVETEQKVKDGENSSKENIDEEIRNENNEEISKENIEEETSKENIEEEISKDNIDDETSNDHIDEEEGSDKSSGKSEKENSKNKKDDNKKIHKKITKSKKEKDKMKRKARLLPIPMEVRDTPNGKEYICTICNKKYNTERYLRLHAPKHTSEFRCETCGKSFARKESLQKHECRFSAKIITKEPTESGQQTEGNQMYSCSKCEEQFYDLVEAENHLQVHRIGITCEHCKQVFLKRVQWNQHVCPDVEKSRYSCDICFQTFGNEQSLFRHVAMHTDIYKCEKCEKCFSRKDSLLRHITTCCPDKAEDYGVFSCRKCSKTFGTKLGLENHEARCSMHCCDACFQVFDTKPSLDEHKCRPLPENSDSSTKQVKFSCSECNKSFKNLHYLLQHKQVHCNSHECEVCGKRLKSQEDKEDHERFCLAVNKIKMEGKIKCDRCGEEFFLAKEYKEHYQTHTHTYHCEKCDKRFVKIGTLHTHQCVTAEGVNCQFCKRDFKSKKTFQLHMVTHSDIVSQCPKCSKYFENDLFDDHSCDVEESKEEESSAKYMCHLCGKNFVSTSNLNKHMKVHGDKSISCPYCDKKFHYPEYLKVHIAGVHEKKTQYQCSECGKILTSKPGLVSHMKLFHCETKEVYPCPECGKCFSQKGNMKTHMFSHGKERTFQCTYCTKAFKYPDQLNRHKLCHTLGMKFQCEICEKSFVKDYELQKHIQVNHSNKMYVCEFCGSRCGLKHTLQRHYKRKHNASAHLVDNAEYLESRYQEVDIDNSPMNRTNIVSMVELMPQAAAEALSSLSTSVGQQTVISNEVAQLISQDGTIVQLPGHDNMFTIPTSQDSGGDEQTVVILQIVNPQEQQIEVQEMETQVIDTMELETTSQDVTDYQYTENIISTS is encoded by the exons ATGTCACAGGTAAACATCACAAATATAGAACAAGGAATGTCACAGGTAAACATCACAAATATAGAACAAGGAATGTCACAGGTAAACATCACAAATATAGAACAAGGAATGTCACAGGTAAACATCACAAATATAGAACAAGGAATGTCACAG ACTGAAGAAGATGAACAACAGTTGATACCAATAACAAACTATAGATGTCGACGTTGTGGAGAAGGATTTATGACGGAGATTGAACTTGGAAAACATATTAGAGAACATATAAATCCACCAGGATCTGGAAGGAGAGGAAGACTACCAAAAGTGGACAAAGTCATCAAGATTTTAcccaaaaaaaagaagacaggAAAAATGGAAAAGGAGGATACAGATAGCTGTGAGAATGATGAAGAATTCACACCTAAATCTTACCAGATGTTCAAAGTAGAACCACAAGATCCAACACGCTTACGAGTTCTGCCCAAACGTAGACTGAAAGGGAAAAGGACTACTGGATTCTTAGTTGATGAAGAATTTCTGCTGACTAAATCTCAAATTAAAACAGAACCCGAAGAAATCACAGCAGAAGTGCATGTTGAGAACATAAAGAAAGATGAGTCATCTTCTACCAAAAGAAGACGTGGCAGACCATCTCAAAAGAGTAGTAAAACTGCAGAGTCTCCAAgttcaaaaaggaaaaaaatatttgaaaaagaaattgaaacaGAGAAATGTATAACACAGTCAGATGAACTGAGAAATGATTGTGCAGGGGAATTGCTTGAGAAAGTTGATACAGTTAATACAGATGACAAAACTGTTGATAATCATGGTACTGGTACCAAAACTGTAGATGATGATGCGCATATGAATTTACAATGCACAGCTGCtgaaacaaatgaaataatttatgcTCCAACTAACAAAGCTGACAACGACAATCAGAATGAGAATGCTAATGCTATAACAGAGGAAGTCACATCAAACCATGAGTACAGTTCTGCAGTGTTAGAGTCGTCAGAGTTTCCTTCTGATTATCTTATGGCgtcaaacaatacaacaaaagaGAGTGAACAGAGAAAGAATGAAGAGTTGAATAAAACATCGGAAGAGGAAGGAGATACAGAAGAAAATGGAAAATTATCAGCTGTCGAAACTGAACAGAAAGTAAAAGATGGAGAAAACAGCAGCAAAGAGAACATAGATGAAGAAATCAGAAATGAAAACAATGAAGAAATCAGCAAAGAAAACATAGAGGAAGAAACTAGCAAAGAAAACATAGAAGAAGAAATAAGCAAGGATAACATAGATGATGAAACTAGCAACGATCATATAGATGAAGAAGAAGGCAGCGATAAAAGCAGTGGGAAATCAGAAAAAGAAaactctaaaaataaaaaagatgacAACAAAAAAATTCACAAGAAAATTACcaaatcaaaaaaggaaaaagataaaatgaaaagaaaggCAAGATTACTACCTATACCAATGGAAGTTAGAGATACGCCTAATGGTAAAGAGTATATTTGTACcatctgtaataaaaaatataatactgaAAGGTACTTGCGTCTTCATGCTCCAAAACACACAAGTGAATTTAGGTGTGAAACGTGTGGCAAGTCTTTTGCTAGGAAGGAAAGTTTACAGAAACATGAATGTCGTTTTTCTGCTAAGATTATTACAAAGGAGCCAACTGAATCGGGACAACAGACAGAAGGTAATCAAATGTATAGTTGTTCAAAATGTGAAGAACAGTTTTATGACCTGGTAGAAGCAGAGAATCATTTGCAAGTAcacaggattggaattacatgTGAACATTGTAAACAAGTATTCTTAAAAAGGGTCCAATGGAACCAGCATGTTTGTCCAGATGTGGAAAAATCCAGATATTCATGTGACATTTGTTTCCAGACATTTGGGAATGAACAGAGCTTGTTCCGTCATGTTGCAATGCACACTGATATCTATAAATGTGAAAAGTGTGAGAAATGCTTTTCACGAAAGGATTCTTTGCTTCGTCATATTACTACTTGTTGTCCAGATAAGGCTGAGGATTACGGTGTTTTTTCATGCAGGAAATGTAGTAAAACTTTTGGAACAAAGCTAGGATTGGAAAATCATGAAGCAAGATGCAGCATGCATTGTTGTGATGCCTGTTTTCAAGTCTTTGATACAAAACCCAGTTTGGATGAACATAAATGTAGACCTCTACCAGAAAACAGTGACTCTAGCACAAAACAAGTGAAATTTAGCTGTAGCGAATGTAATAAATCGTTTAAAAACCTGCATTATCTTCTCCAACATAAACAAGTTCACTGTAATTCTCATGAATGTGAGGTATGTGGCAAAAGGCTGAAAAGTCAGGAAGATAAAGAAGATCATGAGAGATTCTGTCTCGcagtgaataaaataaaaatggaagGCAAAATAAAATGCGATCGTTGTGGAGAAGAATTCTTTTTAGCAAAAGAATATAAAGAACATTACCAGACACATACTCACACGTATCACTGTGAAAAGTGTGACAAACGATTTGTAAAAATAGGCACTTTACACACTCACCAGTGTGTGACAGCAGAAGGCGTTAATTGCCAGTTTTGTAAAAgagattttaaaagtaaaaaaacatttCAACTACATATGGTCACACATTCAGATATTGTGTCACAGTGTCCAAAATgtagtaaatattttgaaaatgatctTTTTGATGACCATTCATGTGATGTGGAAGAATCGAAAGAAGAGGAATCATCTGCAAAGTATATGTGTCACctttgtgggaaaaattttgtCAGCACTAGTAATTTAAACAAACACATGAAAGTACATGGAGACAAGTCCATTTCTTGTCCATATTGTGACAAAAAATTCCATTATCCAGAATATCTTAAAGTTCACATAGCAGGTGTCCATGAAAAGAAGACCCAGTATCAATGTTCCGAATGTGGAAAAATTTTAACGTCAAAACCAGGACTTGTGTCGCATATGAAATTATTTCACTGTGAAACTAAAGAAGTGTATCCTTGTCCAGAATGTGGGAAATGTTTCAGTCAGAAAGGAAATATGAAAACACACATGTTTTCTCACGGTAAAGAACGAACATTTCAATGCACATATTGTACCAAGGCATTCAAATATCCTGACCAACTCAATCGTCACAAACTATGTCACACATTGGGTATGAAATTCCAATGTGAAATTTGTGAGAAGTCTTTTGTGAAGGATTACGAGTTACAAAAACACATACAGGTTAATCACagtaataaaatgtatgtgtgCGAGTTTTGTGGATCTCGGTGTGGACTTAAGCATACATTACAGAGACATTATAAAAGAAAGCACAATGCGTCTGCTCACCTGGTTGATAATGCTGAATACCTGGAATCGCGTTACCAAGAAGTTGATATTGACAACTCGCCAATGAACAGGACAAATATTGTGTCAATGGTGGAATTAATGCCACAAGCTGCCGCTGAAGCTTTGAGTAGTCTGTCCACATCAGTGGGTCAACAAACTGTAATTTCTAACGAAGTGGCACAATTGATTAGTCAGGACGGAACTATAGTACAACTTCCTGGCCATGACAACATGTTTACAATTCCTACAAGTCAGGACAGTGGGGGTGATGAGCAGACAGTAGTCATTCTTCAGATTGTGAATCCTCAGGAACAACAAATAGAAGTCCAAGAAATGGAAACTCAGGTTATAGACACAATGGAGTTAGAAACAACAAGTCAAGATGTTACAGACTATCAATATACTGAAAATATCATCAGTACATCTTGA